One genomic region from Solwaraspora sp. WMMD792 encodes:
- a CDS encoding DUF6343 family protein, giving the protein MATKSQPKGARGTVGHAYSALNLRLAMAGFGLVFCTVLGVLAWRAELTAGAIVLWLLAVIAVVDLVVVQRRRRARRREQPGVRHSLFE; this is encoded by the coding sequence ATGGCCACAAAGTCGCAGCCCAAGGGGGCCCGGGGGACCGTCGGTCACGCCTACAGCGCGTTGAATCTGCGACTGGCGATGGCCGGTTTCGGGCTGGTCTTCTGCACCGTGCTCGGGGTGCTCGCCTGGCGGGCCGAACTGACCGCTGGCGCGATCGTGCTGTGGCTGCTGGCCGTGATCGCTGTGGTCGACCTGGTCGTCGTGCAGCGTCGCCGCCGGGCCCGCCGGCGGGAGCAACCGGGCGTACGGCATTCACTCTTCGAGTAA